ACAGAAGATACGCTAACAATGTTTTTATTAGACACCCTTGAGAACGTTATCAAGGGGGGACGCCTCGATCGTGTAAGAGGAACGATTGCTTCAGCCTTGAATATTAAATTACTTATGAAGGCAAGTGATGACGACGGTTCACTTGAGGTCCTTGATAAAATCCGCGGAAACAAGCGAGCAGTACGCCAATTCATTCAAAAAATTGGCGAGTATGGGCATAATTTTGAGGATAAGGTCATTGCTGTAGCTCATAGTAATTGTGAGGATAAAGCAAAGGCATTAATCGAGCAAATTCAAGAACGCTATAAATTCAAAAACGTGATTCTTTCGACGATGGGGCCGCTTATTGGCACTTATGCTGGCGAAGGTGGCCTTCTTGTCGCATTCAAGAAAAATTAATAACCATTTAGGGAGCGCATTTTGCGCTCTTTTTTTTTTGGATAAATCTATGTTTGCTCATATTGTTCATTACTCAAATGAGCCAAAAATCAATAACATTCATTACCATAGCCTTGAATAAAATAAAAATTTAAAATAAAAAAACGCTTTCTTTACAGGAAATGAATGACCATTCATCGAAATGTGTTCAAAACAAAGAAGTGTGGTGAGCAGTTATGAAATGGGAAAAATTATTTAAACCAATTCAATTAAGGAGATTAACTCTGCCGAACAGAGTAATGATGGGATCCATGCACCTTGGAATGGAAGGAAATAAAGATCAAGAGGATGCTCTCATTTCGTTTTATACTGAACGGTCAGGAGAGAACGGTCCAGGTCTCATTGTTACAGGAGGGATTTCTGTTTCACCTGAAGGCGATGGTGGACACCATTTTCTAGGATTCTATCGAGACGATGATCTTCGAGTCATGAAACGATTAACAAGCAGCGTGCATACAGCAAATGGGCGTATTGCGGCACAGCTTTTTCATGCTGGACGATATGCTTACTCTGAGATGAACGGCATTCCGTCTGTCGCTCCATCTCCTATCAAATCGCCCATTCACAGAGAAACTCCCCAGGAACTAAATGAACTTGATATTATTAATTTACTTGAATCCTATGCAGAAGCCGCCAGGAAAGCGAAAGAGGTTGGATTTGACGCAGTAGAAATCATGGGCTCTGAAGGATATTTAATCAATCAATTCCTATCACCAAGAACAAATAAGCGAGCAGATAAATGGGGCGGAAACTTTGAGAATCGCACTCGTTTTGCAATCGAAGTCCTTAAAGCAGTTCGAAAAGCAGTCGGAGAGGATTATCCGGTGATTTTTCGTATGTCTGGACTCGATTTAGTACCCGACTCCTCAACACCAGAAGAAACCGTTCAACTAGCTACAAAATTAGAGGCTCATGGCGCTGATATTCTAAACATTGGAATTGGTTGGCACGAATCAACAGTCCCAACGATTTCAATGATGGTGCCTCGTGCTGGTTTTATCGAACCCGCTCTACAAATTAAAGAAGCGGTGACTATCCCGGTGATTGGAAGTAATCGAATTAATGACCCGGTTCTAGCAGAAGAGTTACTTCAAAAACTCGATATGGTCTCAATGGCTAGACCTTTCCTTGCCGATCCACATCTATTAGTGAAGGCGAAGGAACAAGCACTTGATCAGATCAACACATGCATCGCTTGTAACCAGGCATGTCTTGATCATGCCTTCGAAGGCAAAGCCGTCTCTTGTCTTGTTAACCCCAGGGCTGGCAGAGAGCACAAGTGGACCATTAAGAAAGCTGAAAATATAAAAACAGTTGTAGTGCTCGGTGGAGGCGTCGCTGGCATGGAAGCTGCAAGAGCTCATGCTGAATTAGGTCATAACGTGACACTTTATGAAGCGAGCTCTGCGATTGGTGGCCAATTTAATCTTGCTAGAAAAATTCCAATCAAGAAAGAATTTGATGAAACCATTCGCTACTACACAACGGAACTAAACCGATTAGGTGTTGATATTTATTTAAATCATAAACCAACAGAACAAGAGCTTTTAAATCACTCACCAGATCTCGTTGTAGTAGCAACTGGTGTGACACCAAGGCAACCAGTTATTCCTGGTATAGAACATGCCATTCCTTATCCAGACGTTCTTTCTGGTAATGTAGCTGTGGGCAAAAAGGTAATTATCATTGGAGCCGGCGGCATCGGATGTGATGTGTCTCATTTCTTAATCGAAAAAGGAATCAATAACATTCTCCTTCTAAGACGTAATGGAAAAATGGGTGAAGGCCTTGGCAAAACAACTAAGTGGGCGATGTTGCAGGATTTAAAGAAAAATGGTGTGAAGTTTCGAACGAATCTCTCATATGAAGAAATGACAAAGGATGGTCTTACGATCATAAATGCAGAGACAGACGAGAAAGAATTTCTCAAAGCCGACACCATCATTCTCGCAGCTGGGCAAGAATCGAATATACCCCGTGAATACGAATTGCTTTCACAAAAAGGTGTTGAAATCGCCATTATCGGTGGCGCTCTTCTTGCTGGTGAGCTAGATGCGAAACGCGCCATTTATGAAGGTGCTAAAATCGCGTTCGAACCCGAAACCATATCGATTAACTAGCTAGATCACAAAACGAAAAGAAGAGACGCCAAAGGGCGCCTCTTCTTTTCGTTGTATATCAATTCCAAATCATTCGTTTAAGAAAAGGCACACTATAAACCGTACCTTCTAACTGCTCTATGATCCAATCTTCCTCTTCCTTCAACCAGTTTCGAATAAGGTTAGCAGATTTCTCATGCTCTTCAATCGTCATAAACTGAAAAATTCCTTTCGACTTCTCAACCTCTTTCTCCCCAAGTGTTCCATTCAATGCTTTTAAACCAAGCTGAGCTCGATCCGGATGATAACGGTGCAATATCACTCTTGAATAATGAAGCATGACTTGATTTAACATATGAACAGACCAAATATCGTTTCCTCTTCTTCTCGACTTCTCGTATTGAAATAAGAAAAAAGCTGTATCATCCACATGATTGATAAACTCCTGCCTCGATAAGGTTAACTGCTCATTAAAATGACTCAACCGATTGTCAGGATCATAAATCACTTTGCAATAATCTTTCTCTATCAACGAGTCCGC
The Pseudalkalibacillus hwajinpoensis genome window above contains:
- a CDS encoding FAD-dependent oxidoreductase, producing MKWEKLFKPIQLRRLTLPNRVMMGSMHLGMEGNKDQEDALISFYTERSGENGPGLIVTGGISVSPEGDGGHHFLGFYRDDDLRVMKRLTSSVHTANGRIAAQLFHAGRYAYSEMNGIPSVAPSPIKSPIHRETPQELNELDIINLLESYAEAARKAKEVGFDAVEIMGSEGYLINQFLSPRTNKRADKWGGNFENRTRFAIEVLKAVRKAVGEDYPVIFRMSGLDLVPDSSTPEETVQLATKLEAHGADILNIGIGWHESTVPTISMMVPRAGFIEPALQIKEAVTIPVIGSNRINDPVLAEELLQKLDMVSMARPFLADPHLLVKAKEQALDQINTCIACNQACLDHAFEGKAVSCLVNPRAGREHKWTIKKAENIKTVVVLGGGVAGMEAARAHAELGHNVTLYEASSAIGGQFNLARKIPIKKEFDETIRYYTTELNRLGVDIYLNHKPTEQELLNHSPDLVVVATGVTPRQPVIPGIEHAIPYPDVLSGNVAVGKKVIIIGAGGIGCDVSHFLIEKGINNILLLRRNGKMGEGLGKTTKWAMLQDLKKNGVKFRTNLSYEEMTKDGLTIINAETDEKEFLKADTIILAAGQESNIPREYELLSQKGVEIAIIGGALLAGELDAKRAIYEGAKIAFEPETISIN
- a CDS encoding nucleotidyltransferase domain-containing protein, with product MKQEEAVRVISNSLEQDPLVKAIFLKGSMGRNEHDENSDVDLYCLVEENDVGLFLKNRKHHLEAYANLLFYDEIFIIAPQIIAVFDNMLHLDLFTVTADSLIEKDYCKVIYDPDNRLSHFNEQLTLSRQEFINHVDDTAFFLFQYEKSRRRGNDIWSVHMLNQVMLHYSRVILHRYHPDRAQLGLKALNGTLGEKEVEKSKGIFQFMTIEEHEKSANLIRNWLKEEEDWIIEQLEGTVYSVPFLKRMIWN